The following are from one region of the Streptomyces changanensis genome:
- a CDS encoding M28 family metallopeptidase — translation MNASPRRAVATLAAAALATPLLLASASPASAGRATPAKEASQLARKLVESASADSAHRHLRKFQQIADTAGGNRAAGTLGYDASAAYVYQQLKKAGYDVSYQEFSFMYTETQAQKLSVVSPDPRDVTVSAMTYTKSTPVGGITAALAAAPVDADGSHGCEPADFATGTFTGKVALVKRGGCTFAAKQANAAAAGAVGALVYNNVEGSLGGTLGSADAGKIPTGGVSQADGEALAAAVAAGPVQVKLDIRQIQQMRTTRNVIAETQRGNAANTVMLGSHLDSVTAGPGINDNGSGSAGLLDVALKFAPHKHKATNKVRFAWWGAEENGLLGSEHYVGALDDLSRKEIKLYLNFDMIASPNYGLFVYDGDNSDGVGAPAGPAGSAQLERDINTFLDGRGTPHEGTDFTGRSDYGPFIEVGIPAGGTFTGAEGVKTAAQAKKFGGTAGVAYDPCYHAACDDLDNIDMRAFDVNIDVIANAVGTYAHDISSLRKPVETVPTDGDAGSGGGLHDDHGHEPTE, via the coding sequence GTGAACGCATCCCCTCGCAGAGCCGTGGCCACCCTGGCCGCAGCCGCACTCGCCACTCCGCTTCTGCTGGCCTCTGCCTCTCCCGCCTCCGCCGGTCGCGCGACCCCGGCCAAGGAGGCGTCCCAGCTCGCCCGGAAGCTGGTCGAGTCGGCCTCCGCCGACAGTGCCCACCGGCACCTGCGGAAGTTCCAGCAGATAGCCGACACCGCCGGGGGCAACCGCGCCGCCGGCACATTGGGCTACGACGCCTCGGCGGCGTACGTGTACCAGCAGTTGAAGAAGGCCGGGTACGACGTGTCGTACCAGGAGTTCAGCTTCATGTACACGGAGACGCAGGCGCAGAAGCTCTCCGTCGTGTCGCCCGACCCGCGTGACGTGACCGTCTCCGCGATGACGTACACGAAGTCGACGCCGGTCGGCGGTATCACGGCCGCCCTCGCCGCCGCCCCGGTGGACGCCGACGGCTCGCACGGCTGCGAACCGGCCGACTTCGCGACCGGCACCTTCACCGGCAAGGTGGCGCTGGTCAAGCGCGGCGGCTGCACCTTCGCCGCCAAGCAGGCCAACGCCGCCGCGGCCGGCGCGGTCGGCGCCCTCGTCTACAACAACGTCGAGGGCAGCCTCGGCGGGACGCTCGGCTCCGCCGACGCCGGCAAGATCCCCACGGGCGGCGTGAGCCAGGCGGACGGCGAGGCGCTCGCCGCGGCCGTGGCCGCCGGCCCGGTGCAGGTGAAGCTCGACATCCGCCAGATCCAGCAGATGCGGACCACGCGGAACGTCATCGCCGAGACCCAGCGGGGCAACGCCGCGAACACGGTGATGCTCGGCTCCCACCTGGACTCGGTCACCGCCGGCCCCGGCATCAACGACAACGGCTCCGGCTCCGCGGGCCTCCTGGACGTGGCCCTGAAGTTCGCCCCGCACAAGCACAAGGCGACCAACAAGGTCCGCTTCGCCTGGTGGGGCGCCGAGGAGAACGGTCTGCTCGGCTCGGAGCACTACGTCGGCGCGCTCGACGACCTGAGCCGCAAGGAGATCAAGCTCTACCTCAACTTCGACATGATCGCCTCGCCGAACTACGGCCTGTTCGTCTACGACGGCGACAACTCGGACGGCGTCGGCGCCCCGGCCGGCCCGGCGGGCTCCGCCCAACTGGAGCGGGACATCAACACCTTCCTCGACGGCCGGGGGACCCCGCACGAGGGCACCGACTTCACCGGCCGCTCCGACTACGGCCCGTTCATCGAGGTGGGCATCCCCGCCGGGGGCACGTTCACCGGCGCCGAGGGCGTGAAGACGGCGGCGCAGGCGAAGAAGTTCGGCGGTACGGCGGGTGTCGCGTACGACCCCTGCTACCACGCGGCCTGCGACGACCTCGACAACATCGACATGCGGGCGTTCGACGTCAACATCGACGTCATAGCCAATGCCGTGGGCACCTACGCCCACGACATCAGCTCGCTGCGCAAGCCGGTCGAGACGGTCCCGACGGACGGCGACGCCGGCAGCGGCGGCGGCCTCCACGACGACCACGGCCACGAGCCCACCGAGTAA
- the upp gene encoding uracil phosphoribosyltransferase, translating to MRIHVVDHPLVAHKLTTLRDRRTDSPTFRRLADELVTLLAYEATRDVRTEQVDIETPVTATTGVKLSHPRPLVVPILRAGLGMLDGMVRLLPTAEVGFLGMIRNEETLEASTYATRMPEDLSGRQVYVLDPMLATGGTLVAAIRELIRRGADDVTAVVLLAAPEGVEVMERELAGAPVTVVTASVDERLNEHGYIVPGLGDAGDRMYGTAE from the coding sequence ATGCGGATCCACGTCGTCGACCACCCGCTGGTGGCGCACAAACTCACCACGCTGCGCGACAGGCGCACCGACTCCCCGACCTTCCGGCGGCTCGCCGACGAGCTGGTCACCCTGCTCGCGTACGAGGCCACCCGGGACGTGCGCACCGAGCAGGTCGACATCGAGACGCCGGTGACGGCGACGACCGGCGTGAAGCTGTCGCACCCGCGCCCCCTCGTGGTGCCGATCCTGCGCGCCGGCCTCGGCATGCTCGACGGCATGGTCCGGCTGCTGCCGACCGCCGAGGTGGGCTTCCTCGGCATGATCCGCAACGAGGAGACGCTGGAGGCGTCGACCTACGCCACGCGCATGCCCGAGGACCTCTCCGGCCGCCAGGTGTACGTGCTCGACCCCATGCTGGCCACGGGCGGCACGCTCGTCGCCGCGATCAGGGAGCTGATCAGGCGGGGCGCCGACGACGTGACGGCGGTCGTGCTGCTGGCGGCGCCGGAGGGCGTCGAGGTCATGGAGCGGGAACTGGCGGGCGCGCCGGTCACGGTCGTCACGGCCTCGGTCGACGAGCGGCTCAACGAGCACGGCTACATCGTTCCCGGCCTCGGCGACGCGGGCGACCGCATGTACGGCACCGCGGAGTAG
- a CDS encoding LytR C-terminal domain-containing protein yields MSMLTPPGMGGKYRITGTAYPRMRRPRRRGRIVAAGIAATAALGLAGWGTLQLIDVFGGGSGDTARSTTAGPACATASPSPAAAVATSFPKPADITVNVYNATPRSGLAKTTADELKKRGFAIGKVGNAPVTYDKKVPGAGILLGAPGAAKGAFPVLGTHLKGATTRTDARATADVDLIIGTGFRTLAAPQDATAAMTALLHPAPKTATCAPEKG; encoded by the coding sequence ATGAGCATGCTCACTCCCCCCGGCATGGGCGGAAAGTACCGCATCACGGGCACCGCTTACCCCCGCATGCGCCGGCCGCGCCGCCGTGGCCGCATCGTGGCCGCCGGTATCGCCGCCACCGCCGCTCTCGGCCTGGCCGGCTGGGGGACGCTCCAGCTCATCGACGTGTTCGGCGGCGGCAGCGGGGACACCGCACGCTCCACCACCGCCGGGCCGGCCTGTGCGACCGCGAGCCCGTCACCGGCCGCGGCGGTCGCCACCTCCTTCCCGAAGCCCGCCGACATCACGGTGAACGTCTACAACGCCACGCCGCGTAGCGGCCTCGCCAAGACCACCGCGGACGAGCTCAAGAAGCGCGGCTTCGCGATCGGCAAGGTCGGCAACGCGCCGGTGACGTACGACAAGAAGGTGCCGGGCGCCGGGATACTGCTGGGCGCGCCGGGTGCGGCGAAGGGTGCCTTCCCCGTCCTCGGTACGCACCTGAAGGGCGCCACCACCAGGACGGACGCGCGCGCCACGGCGGACGTGGACCTGATCATCGGTACGGGCTTCCGCACCCTCGCCGCACCGCAGGACGCGACCGCGGCGATGACGGCGCTGCTGCACCCGGCGCCCAAGACCGCCACCTGCGCCCCCGAGAAGGGCTGA
- a CDS encoding type II toxin-antitoxin system VapB family antitoxin, whose translation MIFKRIGNGRPYPDHGRESTRQWADVAPRPVRLDQLVTTKGQLDLETLLAEDSTFYGDLFAHVVKWQGDLYLEDGLHRAVRAALQQRQVLHARVLELG comes from the coding sequence GTGATCTTCAAGCGCATCGGTAACGGGCGGCCGTATCCCGACCACGGCCGGGAAAGCACCCGGCAGTGGGCGGATGTCGCGCCGCGTCCGGTCCGCCTCGATCAGCTCGTGACCACCAAGGGTCAGCTGGACCTCGAAACACTCCTCGCCGAGGACTCGACGTTCTACGGCGACCTCTTCGCGCACGTCGTGAAGTGGCAGGGCGATCTGTACCTCGAGGACGGCCTCCACCGCGCCGTGCGCGCTGCGCTCCAGCAGCGGCAGGTGCTCCACGCCCGCGTGCTGGAACTCGGCTGA
- a CDS encoding tRNA adenosine deaminase-associated protein produces MYFAALLTLTEDGWVASDTELDDVETLADLIGLAREASPDDDPVLVFIEQEDAWFGIVRVEGEEDPRIFVSDGAAAARSSYGEILTKELLGADRDDEAADLDALDLDGTEDGEPADTEDETEEETEAVAGTVPPAAPVGDRLILDDLGLSEKELLALETDALSEITDALGASEVLETVR; encoded by the coding sequence GTGTACTTCGCCGCACTGCTCACGCTCACCGAAGACGGGTGGGTAGCGAGCGACACAGAGCTCGACGATGTGGAGACCCTGGCGGATCTGATCGGCCTGGCCCGCGAAGCCTCGCCGGACGACGACCCGGTGCTCGTCTTCATCGAGCAGGAGGACGCGTGGTTCGGCATCGTCCGCGTGGAGGGCGAGGAGGACCCTCGCATCTTCGTGTCGGACGGGGCGGCCGCCGCCCGCTCCTCGTACGGGGAGATCCTGACCAAGGAACTGCTGGGCGCCGACCGGGACGACGAAGCGGCCGACCTGGACGCGCTGGACCTGGACGGCACCGAGGACGGGGAGCCGGCCGACACGGAGGACGAGACCGAGGAGGAGACGGAGGCGGTGGCCGGGACCGTACCCCCCGCCGCGCCGGTCGGGGACCGGCTGATCCTGGACGACCTGGGCCTGTCGGAGAAGGAGCTGCTGGCCCTCGAAACCGACGCGCTCTCCGAGATCACGGACGCGCTCGGGGCCTCCGAGGTGCTGGAGACCGTCCGCTAG
- a CDS encoding HhH-GPD-type base excision DNA repair protein, whose amino-acid sequence MDTRDPEIHLAQQPDADALLARSPLAALIGMLLDQQVPMEWAFSGPYTIATRMGGDDLDAREIAAYDPERFAELLSTKPAVHRYPGSMAQRVQQLCRYLVDEYDGDAAAVWADAAGGKELLARLQALPGFGRQKAQIFLALLGKQYGVRPKGWREAAGPYGEVGSYRSAADITGPESLAKVRAHKQEAKRAAKAAKENKEA is encoded by the coding sequence ATGGACACCCGCGATCCCGAGATCCACCTCGCCCAGCAGCCCGACGCGGACGCCCTCCTGGCCCGCAGCCCCCTCGCGGCGCTCATCGGCATGCTGCTGGACCAGCAGGTACCGATGGAGTGGGCGTTCTCCGGGCCGTACACGATCGCCACGCGCATGGGCGGTGACGACCTGGACGCCCGGGAGATCGCCGCCTACGACCCGGAGCGGTTCGCCGAGCTGCTCTCCACCAAACCGGCCGTGCACCGCTACCCCGGCTCGATGGCGCAGCGGGTCCAGCAGCTGTGCCGGTACCTCGTCGACGAGTACGACGGGGACGCCGCCGCCGTCTGGGCCGACGCCGCCGGCGGCAAGGAGCTCCTCGCCCGGCTGCAGGCGCTGCCCGGCTTCGGCCGGCAGAAGGCGCAGATCTTCCTGGCGCTCCTCGGCAAGCAGTACGGCGTGCGCCCCAAGGGCTGGCGGGAGGCGGCCGGCCCGTACGGCGAGGTCGGCTCGTACCGGTCGGCGGCGGACATCACGGGTCCCGAGTCGCTCGCGAAGGTGCGGGCGCACAAGCAGGAGGCGAAACGCGCGGCGAAGGCCGCGAAGGAGAACAAAGAGGCTTAG